TAAAGTACTGGCGATGATGGAACTGCTGGCCAGAAGCGGCCACACCACTTTGCTCTATGTTAACCATCACAGCGAAGACACCATTGCGTCAATCTCGCGATGTCTTGATATGCGCGACTACCGCCCAACGAGCTAATTCAGTGAGAACTTTTTAGAATTAAATGAAGTAAGCTCCTGCACTTTTAATCTATGAAAGCCTGACCCGTCCATAGCCAATCCATTTTCCTTTACGTAATCAGTCACTTCGGCTGAACTCTACAGCTGTCTGTTATTGACGACTCTGTCGGGCGTTGCCTGGCTGACTATTTTAGCTTGACAGTGGGAAGGAAAGGTACCTAAACTGTCAAAAGTGGGTAAAAGTGGCAAATAGTGGATCAAACTATCAACGTTTTGCAGTTCAGATCTCATAAAACACGAATAATAAGATCAAAATACAGAAGGCTAGGGGAATGTTCCGCGGCGCTAACGCAATCAATCTGGATTCGAAAGGGAGACTGGCTATTCCGACAAAGCATCGGCAGCCCCTTCTGGATGATTGTGCCGGACAGCTGATCTGCACGATTGATACCCAACAAAGCTGTTTGCTGCTTTACCCGCTTCCCGAATGGGAAGAGATTGAATTAAAACTCAGTCGATTCTCCAGCACCATCGAACAGGAGCGGCGCAAATTAAGACTGCTGCTTGGTTACGCAACTGACTGCGAAATTGATAAAAGCGGTCGCGTTCTTATACCTGTCCCCTTACGAAATCATGCCAAATTAGACAAAGAAGTGATGCTGGTTGGACAGCTGACCCGCTTTGAAATCTGGGATGCTGCGACCTGGGCACGTCAAATTGATGAAGATATGCAAATTGAGCGCAGTGGCGGATTTGAACTGACCGAACGATTACAGGACTTCGTATTATGAATGAGGCATTTGCACATACGTCTGTGCTGCTGGCTGAATGCCTCGACGGCCTGGCAATAAAACCGGATGGTATATACATCGACGCCACCTTTGGTCGCGGCGGGCATTCTGCTGAAATACTGGCGGCGCTGGGCGAGAAAGGCCGGTTAATTGCCTTTGACCGCGATCCTCAGGCCATCGAGTCGGCCCGGCGCTTTGCTGACGATAGCCGTTTTGAAATTGTTCACTCTGCCTTTGGCGATATGGAAGAAGTCATCGGCACGATGGGACTCAGCGGCCAAATCGATGGCGTGTTGATGGACCTTGGGGTGTCATCGCCACAACTTGACGACGCGCAGCGTGGTTTTAGTTTTTTGCGCGATGGGCCGTTGGATATGCGCATGGATACCTCCCGTGGACAAAGCGCCGCGCAGTGGCTGGCCAATGCCGACGAGCAGGATATTACCCAGGTCATCAAAGAGTTTGGTGAAGAAAAATTTGGTAAACGCATTGCCCACGCGATTGTCGAGTACCGCCAACAGCAACCACTGACCCGCACCAGTGAATTGGTGGCTATTATTGACCAGGCCGTGCCGGTAAAAGACAAATACAAGCACCCGGCAACCCGCACTTTTCAGGGTATTCGTATTTATATTAATGCCGAACTGGAGCAACTGCGGGTGGGTTTAAAAGCCGCTACCACCATACTGCGTCCGGGCGGACGAATGGCGATTATCTCTTTTCACTCACTTGAGGATCGCCTGGTTAAACGTTTTATGAAAGAGCAGAGTAAGGGCAAAAGCTACCCGCCGGGGTTTCCGGTTACCCAGGCTCAGATTGACGAAGATAAGGTGCTTACCTTAATTGGCAAAGCCATCAAGGCCGGCGCTGACGAACTTAAACAAAATGTGCGATCCCGAAGCGCGGTGCTCAGGGTGGCAGAAAAACGATGACCGGCTCGACCACGAATTTTAATTTACTGCTCATACTGGTTACCGACTTGACCCGCCACAAACTGCGGGTTTTATTGTTTATAGCGGTTATCGCCAGTGCGCTGGCTGTGATCCTTGGTACACACCATAATCGCCAGCAAAATATTGCGCTGGAACAGTTAATGCGCGACAAAGACCAACTCGATATTGAATGGCGCAATCTGGTGCTTGAGCAACGGGCGCTGACTGAACACAATCGTATTGAAGCGATGGTCAAAAAAGAGCTTGATATGCATCGTCCCGGTGTCAATGACGAAGTGGTGGTGCGGATAAAATGACCTCCATAGCGGCAAAACCAACCAAAACCCAGGGCGCTGGCGCGAAAATGAATAATCGTCCGGGCCCTATGCAGTGGCGCTTTTTTTTAGTGCTGGGCATCATTGTGCTGGTGTTTGTCGTGCTTACTCTACGCACTGCCTTCATTCAGGTTATTGCGCCGGATGCGTTGATTGAACAGGGCGACAGTCGCACCTTACGAACACGAAATACACCCACCTACAGAGGGCTCATTACCGATCGCAACGGTGTTGAGCTGGCTGTCAGCGTACCGGTTCGGGCTATTTGGGCCGATCCTAAAATTATTCACGAACAAAACGGTTTGTCGCAAGCACGCC
This genomic interval from Alteromonas gilva contains the following:
- the mraZ gene encoding division/cell wall cluster transcriptional repressor MraZ, with amino-acid sequence MFRGANAINLDSKGRLAIPTKHRQPLLDDCAGQLICTIDTQQSCLLLYPLPEWEEIELKLSRFSSTIEQERRKLRLLLGYATDCEIDKSGRVLIPVPLRNHAKLDKEVMLVGQLTRFEIWDAATWARQIDEDMQIERSGGFELTERLQDFVL
- the rsmH gene encoding 16S rRNA (cytosine(1402)-N(4))-methyltransferase RsmH, which encodes MNEAFAHTSVLLAECLDGLAIKPDGIYIDATFGRGGHSAEILAALGEKGRLIAFDRDPQAIESARRFADDSRFEIVHSAFGDMEEVIGTMGLSGQIDGVLMDLGVSSPQLDDAQRGFSFLRDGPLDMRMDTSRGQSAAQWLANADEQDITQVIKEFGEEKFGKRIAHAIVEYRQQQPLTRTSELVAIIDQAVPVKDKYKHPATRTFQGIRIYINAELEQLRVGLKAATTILRPGGRMAIISFHSLEDRLVKRFMKEQSKGKSYPPGFPVTQAQIDEDKVLTLIGKAIKAGADELKQNVRSRSAVLRVAEKR
- the ftsL gene encoding cell division protein FtsL is translated as MTGSTTNFNLLLILVTDLTRHKLRVLLFIAVIASALAVILGTHHNRQQNIALEQLMRDKDQLDIEWRNLVLEQRALTEHNRIEAMVKKELDMHRPGVNDEVVVRIK